The genomic window TCATCTGAAGAAGCCATTTGAAATGTATGGATCTAGATTAAGACAGTTTTTTCAGGCATTCTCTACAGAGATAGTTGCTGGCAAGGGGCACTTAATCTCAAAGTCTGTCTGCATTAATGTTTTATAGAGCCCAGACAATCACTTTCAGCCATGCATTAAAGTTTTGATTTATCATAATAGCCTCCAATGCAGTGAATCCATAATCAATCATAATATTTCATTAACTCTGGATGATTCAATTACGTGATAACTTTTTGTAAAGCCTACAGGAAGTTAAAATGtctttatattttacatttatttcaatatttaaatataGATCTGAATAATTTCTGTTCGATCTGATGAAATTATTACTTTTAATAGTGTATTTATTTAGTTTCATTTATTTCTTACTGTTTCTATCATACTGTATTTCTCTTAGGAAGAAAAGCCTGAAAATTtaatacagaatttttttttttttgtctttgataaaaatttttgcattttattctAAAGTGAAATAATAGGATTCTTTTAATCATAACAAACTGAAAGGAATCCTGAAGAATCAGAAGCCTGAAGGCAGGCTTTATCTTTGTGTCACAGAGGAAAACAATTAGCTGCTACTCTGACAAAATATCTGCACTTCTTGTGCATTCAGTCACAGCTACCAACATTGTAGTAGAATCTTCTCTCCCATGGAATGCACCAAGAGAAGTCTTTTCCTGGTTTTCACCATCTCTTTTACAATATATTTGATTTCCTATTTTTATACTTCTCACCTTGCTGCTCGACCTAAAAGTAATGATCTTCACATGGAAAGTGAAAAGAGTTTACTTAGAAAATTATCGACACATTTCAAACAAATCTCAGGGAAACAAAACGGAGAACTACCACCTGAAAATGAGAAATCTGGGAATAAAGCCACACCCACACCTGAAAATGAGAAATCTGGGAATAAAGCCACATCCACTCGAACACAGCTATTTGCATTCATTATTAATGAAGAAGAGAAGTGTAAAGCTAGAACACCTTTCTTGGTATTGCTGATATCAACAACAGCAACcgagctgcagcacagaaatgccATCCGGAAGAGCTGGGGCAGCGAAGCCGCGGTTCCCGGCGCGGATGTCGTTCGGCTGTTCATGCTGGGCAGAGACGCCAAGGGTGACAACGGGGACGTTCTGCTGAGAGAAAGTGAGCAGTATCACGACATCATCCAGCAGGACTTCCTGGACACTTACAACAACTTAACTCTTAAAACTCTGATGGGCATGAGCTGGGTGGCCACCTACTGCAGTGGCACGAGGTTTGCAATGAAGACAGACAGTGACGTTTTTGTCAACACAATGCACCTGATTGAAAAGCTCCTCAGGCCTCTCCCACCTCTAACACAGAATTATTTCACAGGCCATTTAATGACAGGGCACAGCCCTATTCGGAATAAAGCCAGTAAATGGTACATATCAGAAGAAGAATTCCCAGAAAACAGATACCACCCTTTCTGTTCGGGAACTGGCTACGTCTTTTCTGGAGACCTGGCTGCAAAAATTGTAGATGCTTCTTTAACGATTAAACTTATACATTTGGAAGATGTTTACGTAGGGTTTTGTCTTAATGCAAAGGGCATAGAAATAGCACCACCTCCTTATTCACTGTTTAACATACACAAGGTCCCATTTTCTCCTTGTGTGTACAATAAACTAATTACATCTCATTACATTGAGCCACATGAGCACATAATCTATTGGGAAACACTGCAAGAGAAGAAACACACGTGTCAGGAAAGAAAGATCCATCCTGGAGCATCCTAGGAACTTGCTTTGACAATGGGCAAAGCAGCAGATTTTTTCTCAGTAGCAACAGAACATCTGTGTAATGATAACTTTCAAGGTCCACGGACATCCTGAATCAGGTGCCTAGGTTTGTATTAGGTTGAATTCAAAGGATTTTTCCTCCATAAAGAAGCCTTTCTCTGTTGAGTGAATTCCAATTTACCTTATTTAGTTTTGGATGAAGCatcaattaatttttaaagccaGCAAGAGACTATATCAACCCTactgaagaaaaagcaaagatgaTGCAATAAAGCTCattctttcattaaaaatgaataaGTTAATGTGTTAATTTCATACTGCTCGGATGTAATTTGCTTATGTACCATTAAATGTACTCATGTGGCATTCCAGTGTGACCAAAGAAGAGAGCATACAAGATATCCTGTGCTGGGGAATTAGTGCCAGAAATGTGGGCAGAAACTGCTTCTTCAGAAAATCTGACATTAGCATTTCCCAGATCTCAGTGCCCAGAGAGGCTACTACTCTCTGTGGTTACATATACATAGAAAATCTCACACACAAGATACCACTTATTTGTTATCATGGAGATGtaataaaaagaggaaaattaaatgCAGATTGTCCTGTCAGTGGTatattaaattacattttaaggCATTCGGCTGTGTATGAAATATCCTCATAGTTAAGTAAAAAATAAGATGGTGCTTACTAACCTCAGAAGATAAAAGTTTCAGTCCAAATCTCTATCAGATGCACGTGGAAATCAAAATGTCAATCACATGAACACCAAACACTTCAGCTGGAAGTGAGAAAGTGAGTATACATTATATGCATCCCCAGTGACGTTTTGTAAATGTACATGATGGTGTTTCATGAAGAAGCCCCTGAATCCTGCAGTGCAATCtttgtgtgctctgtgcagctccaTTCCACgcaggactgacagacagtgGGAACCTGTGGTGCAACCACTGAACACAATGCATTTCTCCCTTACAGGAATTTGGTCTTAGACCTTTTTATTAAGAAATATTATTACTCAGCTAATACCTACACAGGACAATTTTTCTATCTCAAATGGGCATCTATTCATCTGGACTTTCAAGACCTTTTTGTGTTTACCTTGGGGAAGATACAGCTAGCAAGGACAACTCTCCCTCAGGGCTTTCCTGGCCCTGAGGTCTCCCAGTATTtgctaaaattttaaaagttttacaGGAAgttatgttttaaaaatgaGTCTTTTTGGACATAATATGTTGATTACTTGACAGAAGCCATGACATCTTGTGATGCCTAGACAGGCTGAACCTGGAACAGAGACTAGACAGAactaaaggaataaagtagttatttattaaaaggcctcaatgaatacaccttgggcagcacaagagcctgcccagggctacacccaagatggacccaaaatggtcacTAAAATGGACAACTGgcctctcacttttataagtcTTGGTTCATTTGcctattggggttaattgtccaattacagcttcaggttatgaagttCCATCCTCCTTGTTGCTCTCTTCAGTTCTCCATTGTTTATACTTTTGGGCCTGAAAATTGTAATGGTTGTCCTTGATCTCAAGCTGGAataggattgttttgtctacctaCCTTGTGAAGAGAACTTACTGACACTTCATATGAAGCTCAGAGCTACACCCCTaggcagcacagaatctgaaaaacatgaaagctaaaacttaaggcatcactTGTATAGCTGACAACGTTATCTTACATTAAACAATGCAatgagctcagctctgcagtctGTTCCCTTTACCTGGGTGGAGAGCACCATGTCATGCATGGTTGTGCAGTAACAACCCATAAAGGtgagcaaaaccaaacaaactcaACCCTCACATGTTCTCCTATTGCCTGGATGGCAATAAAGTTCTCCAGGTCATTCAGTAATTCCTGAAGATGGggcccagcagaaaaggacttGGAGATGCTGGCTGAGAGCAGCTGACCAAGAGCCATCTGTGCCAAGGATGCCAAGGGCATCCTGGCTTTTATCAGggatagtgtggccagcaggaccagggaaggGATTGTACCTCTGTacccagcactggtgaggccttacctcaaatcctgtgtccagctctgaGCCCCCCAGTCCAGGGAAGACTTTGAGATGCTgcagtgagtccagagaaggacaaCCAAGCCTggaagggcctggagcacaGGTCTGATGAggagcctggaggaaaggaggctcaggggagacttTATCCTgttctacaactgcctgaaaggaggttaTAGAGAGGTGGTTGGTTTCTTCTGCCAGGCAACCAGAGataggaggagaggaaatggcctcaaactgcACCAGGGGAGATTCAGGTTGGCCATCAGCaataatttcttcatggaaaggagCTGTCAAGCATTTGAACAAGCTGCCCAAGGAAGTCGTGGAGTCAACATTGCTGGAGGTGTCCCAAGAAGTGACAGGACGTGGCATGTAGCATTCAGTGGTGTGGTTTAGCTGGCATGGAGGTGCTTGGTGAAAGGCTGGACTAAATGATCCTGGAGGCATTTTCCAACCCTAATGATTCCATGATTGTATAAGATAAGGTAATGGAGGCTTCACCACACCCTGAAGCTGAGTGCACAAGCAGCATAATCACTAACGTGCATTAACAAAGACTGGCCAGCTGTACAAATAAAAGGCTATAAAGATACTAATCCCTTGCTTTTGTTTGGAGTCTGTGGAGTCTGCCACACCACTGTACATTTATGGAAACGGTGAGAGTTTATAAATCCTAGCAGAAATAAATACCAAACCTAAAGCTATTAAAAGCTATAGACTTGCCAGCAAAATGAACCAGTTCATCAGCCAGCCCATACTGGTGAAAGGATACAAGAAATAGGAGAAGTGATCAGTAGGATCAGTAATTGGTGTGCACATGAAGTAGTTCTTACTCTTTCATTTCCATAGTTTGCCTCCCAGTCTCTCTGCTGGTTGGCATGGGCCAGTTCCAAATCATAACAGTTTAAAGTCTAGATTTTGTAGAAAATTTAGTTCACAGGAATGTCAAatgcttgttttttttaattaatgaaatagaaatatttgcCTTTTTAAGCTTCTTAGGAGTTTATATTTGTGTTAAATTACCATTATTGACATCCTTGTATTGGCAGTGGAGGCAATAATTAAGTATATAACAATATTATcattaatattttcaattaacttcagaaaatgaaaagaagcaaaatCTGGGTGATCTGATAACTTAATATGAATTAATAGCTTAATATGAATTATTAACTCATTTCCTGTATCACTGCAGTGCATACCATACAAGCACAAAGAACAGTGGCTGAAATTTTGAAGTGCTGCTCTTTAGACATTTATTCATTGTACATCTGTTTCAAGGTGGGTAGGGTTGTTTCTAATAGAATGTCAAGAATATGCAACCATATTTCATGCATATTGCTTAGTTTTATAAATTCTACATTTATAGCACTGCCTTGAAGAAGTATTTTTATAACCTTGAGGTACAAATTTATGTACCTGCATAGAGCTGCTTCACGTTATTGATTCATTTCCAGATTTTAGTGGCTGGTTTCCATTGGATATCAAGCAGAATTCAATGCTGCAAAATTTCAGGTCAGTGTTCCAAAATTACAGAATGATTGCTTTCAGCCCTAACTCTCTAGAAACTAGAGAGTTGTGTGTTACCTCTGCTGTATTTGATGACATTTCAGTTTTCCTTCACTGCTGAAGCCTAACATTTATTTGTTCTTTAGCTCTTTTTGGTGCATGGGTAAATAAAGCAGTGTAATATTCAGTAATATGCATTTGTATACTTGGAAGTTGTTAA from Agelaius phoeniceus isolate bAgePho1 chromosome 8, bAgePho1.hap1, whole genome shotgun sequence includes these protein-coding regions:
- the LOC129123797 gene encoding beta-1,3-galactosyltransferase 2-like; the protein is MECTKRSLFLVFTISFTIYLISYFYTSHLAARPKSNDLHMESEKSLLRKLSTHFKQISGKQNGELPPENEKSGNKATPTPENEKSGNKATSTRTQLFAFIINEEEKCKARTPFLVLLISTTATELQHRNAIRKSWGSEAAVPGADVVRLFMLGRDAKGDNGDVLLRESEQYHDIIQQDFLDTYNNLTLKTLMGMSWVATYCSGTRFAMKTDSDVFVNTMHLIEKLLRPLPPLTQNYFTGHLMTGHSPIRNKASKWYISEEEFPENRYHPFCSGTGYVFSGDLAAKIVDASLTIKLIHLEDVYVGFCLNAKGIEIAPPPYSLFNIHKVPFSPCVYNKLITSHYIEPHEHIIYWETLQEKKHTCQERKIHPGAS